A genomic segment from Hippoglossus stenolepis isolate QCI-W04-F060 chromosome 3, HSTE1.2, whole genome shotgun sequence encodes:
- the LOC118103018 gene encoding uncharacterized protein LOC118103018 codes for MTETSLPTMETHTYKQGLNNGQLIFVPHKDTIRLLEVFVKRSLSVNDGSLSSKRNQRKEKWVTKKERRHSSDPSLHSADGFSKIGTFSPVGPFTALPDTFPKEPEKRKKRSKKNKKSSFWKNIVGFFSGKNSEDKDEEQESATEPSRDSMLEPASEAAITCLPTAPAASLKKSSRTKSLRRRFSRRRMSLIKPNRPGKDLIAADISDFEAVTSVEPTESYYEKVSEELEKIVLEVKDKEEDRALSNEEVINRIIALTKEEGDAIDNKMRDNPTLNNFFQGMSYSSFQILADAYLKKETTPTHSPPTLLPTAPELINLAFTLDFTAMVAGLSRQDTSYITRLGNRYLQDRFEYNQACTDHPWSDTDD; via the exons ATGACTGAGACCAG TCTCCCCACCATggaaacacatacatacaaacaaggGCTCAATAACGGCCAGCTGATCTTTGTGCCTCACAAGGACACGATCCGTCTGCTGGAGGTTTTCGTCAAGCGCAGCCTCAGCGTCAACGATGGGTCGCTGTCGAGTAAGAGGaatcagaggaaagaaaagtgggtgacaaaaaaagagagacggCACTCCAGCGACCCGTCCCTTCACTCGGCCGACGGATTTAGCAAAATTGGGACCTTTTCTCCAGTCGGACCCTTCACCGCTCTGCCTGACACGTTTCCCAAAGAACCAGAGAAACGGAAGAAAAGGTCAAAGAAGAACAAGAAATCCTCGTTTTGGAAAAACATAGTGGGCTTTTTTTCTGGGAAGAACAGCGAGGATAAagatgaggagcaggagagcGCTACAGAGCCGTCCAGGGACTCCATGCTGGAGCCGGCCTCCGAGGCTGCGATCACCTGCCTGCCCACAGCTCCAGCTGCTTCACTGAAGAAGTCCTCAAGGACAAAGTCCTTAAGAAGAAGGTTCTCGAGGAGGCGCATGTCTCTGATAAAACCAAACAGGCCTGGGAAAGATCTCATCGCTGCTGACATCAGTGACTTTGAAG CTGTGACGAGCGTGGAGCCGACGGAATCGTACTACGAGAAGGTGTCGGAGGAACTGGAAAAGATTGTCCTGGAggtgaaagacaaagaggaagatcGGGCTCTGTCAAATG AGGAAGTGATCAACAGGATCATTGCTTTGACAAAGGAGGAGGGTGACGCCATAGACAACAAG atGAGGGATAACCCCACCCTGAACAACTTCTTCCAGGGGATGTCCTATTCTTCCTTCCAGATACTGGCCGACGCTTATCTGAAGAAGGAGACAACGCCCACCCACAGTCCTCCCACCCTGCTGCCGACAGCGCCCGAGCTGATCAACCTGGCCTTCACGCTCGACTTCACGGCCATGGTGGCCGGGCTCTCCAGACAGGACACAAGTTACATTACAAGACTGGGGAACCGCTATCTACAGGACAGATTCGAATACAATCAG GCGTGTACAGATCATCCATGGTCCGACACTGACGACTGA
- the rplp2 gene encoding 60S acidic ribosomal protein P2, whose product MRYVAAYLLAVLGGNTSPSAKDIKAILGSVGIEADDQRLNKVITELNGKDLNEVMNSGLSKLASVPAGGATAAPAAAATAAAAATGAPGAGAAPAVVEEKKEEKKEESEESDEDMGFGLFD is encoded by the exons ATGCGTTACGTGGCCGCTTACCTCCTGGCTGTGCTCGGTGGAAACACCAGCCCCTCCGCAAAGGACATCAAGGCCATCTTGGGCAGCGTGGGAATCGAAGCCGATGATCAACGCTTGAACAAG GTCATTACTGAGCTCAATGGAAAAGATCTCAATGAAGTCATGAACTCAG GCCTCTCAAAGTTAGCCTCTGTACCAGCAGGTGGTGCTACGGCGGctccggctgctgctgccactgccgctgccgctgccaccGGGGCCCCCGGAGCTGGGGCTGCGCCTGCTGTTg tggaagagaaaaaggaagagaagaaagaggaatcTGAAGAGTCAGATGAAGACATGGGCTTTGGACTCTTTGATTAA